In Thermococcus chitonophagus, the genomic stretch ACCCTGTTTCTGCCCCTAATAATGCCTGCGGTAGCCCTCGTCAGGATTGCCGCACTCCCTATCTCCTCATAGCTCTTCAGCCTGAATATCTCGCCAAAGCTAAGTTCCCTGTCAAATAACGGCCTTACGGCCTCTATGGTTACGTCTGTAGAAGTAATTCCAGTCCCTCCTGTCGTCACGACGACATCTGCTCCCTTTCTAATGGCTTCAAATAAGGCCAACAAGATCTCAAGCTTGTCATCTGGGACTATCTTGTAGTGGACGTTTTCACCAAGCTTAGAAAGCTCCTCCACGATTAGTGGGCCTGCCTTATCTTCCCTTTCTCCCCTAGCTCCCTTATCGCTGACCGTTATTACTCCGAACTTAAACGTCCTGGGGGCCTCTTTTTTGTGCTCTTCAACTCCCATCATATCACCAAAATCCCTTCATCAAAACCTTCTTATATCTCTTTTCGATGAATATCTTAACGGTGATCTCATGAGGCCTAAGGTAGCCGTTCTTTTCAAGATGAAGAGCAAGCCACTTGAAGAGTTGAAAAGGTACACTGATGTTGACGTTCTCCTCTATCCTAGCGAGGATGAGCTCGCCGAGAGAATAAAGGAGTACGACGCGATAATAGTTTCACCCCTCAATAGGATTACAAAGAGGGTTTTGGAGAGAGCTAAGAAGCTGAAGGTGATAAGCTGCCACTCTGCGGGCTACGATAACGTTGACGTTGAAGAGGCAACGAGAAGGGGAATATACGTGACCAAGGTTTCTGGAGTTCTCAGCGAGGCCGTAGCGGAGTTCGCCGTTGGTCTAATCATAAACCTAATGAGGAAGATACACTATGCAGATAAGTTCATCAGGGAAGGCAGGTGGGAGAGCCACAGGGTAGTCTGGAGCGGGTTCAAGGAGATAGAAACGCTCTACGGCAAGAAAGTTGGTATAGTTGGAATGGGAGCCATCGGAAGGGCCATAGCAAAAAGGCTGATTCCATTTGGGGTTGACCTATACTACTGGTCGAGGCACAGAAAGGAGGACGTGGAAAGGGAGGGTGTGAAGTACCTGCCCCTAGATGACCTCTTAGATGAAGCCGACATAGTAATCCTAGCTTTACCACTCACTAAAGAGACGTATCATATAATAAACGCCGAGAGAATCGAGAAACTAAAAGGGAAGTACCTTGTCAACATTGGAAGGGGAGCCCTGGTAGATGAGAAAGCACTAGTGAGGGTGTTGAAGGAAGGAAAGCTGAAAGGCTATGCAACTGACGTCTTCGAGGAGGAACCCGTTAAAGAGCATGAACTATTTGAGTATGAATGGGAAACCGTCTTAACACCGCACTACGCCGGACTGGCAAAGGAGGCATTGGAAGATATGGGCTTTCAAGCAGTCAAAAACCTTCTCGCTATTCTAAGGGGGGAGATTCCCAAAGACTTGGTGAATAAGGATGTTGTTAAGGTCAGGCCCATAGAAGAAGTCAAGATGCTGGAGGGATGAAGATGATAGAGTTATTGAAAAAGCTAACCCAAACCCCAGGGATCTCCGGCTACGAGGAAAAGATCAGGGAAGTAATTATAGAGGAGCTAAAAGACTTCGCCGATTACAAGGTCGACACCATTGGAAACCTGATAGTGGAGCTCGGAGAAGGAGAAGAAGAGATTCTCTTCATGGCGCACATGGACGAGATTGGCCTCTTAATTACGGGCGTAACCCAGGATGGGAAGTTGAGGTTTAGGAAGATCGGGGGCATAGATGACAGGCTGTTGTATGGAAGGCATGTGGATGTCATAACCGAAGATGGAAAGGTAGACGGTGTCATTGGAGCTATTCCTCCCCACCTAAACGTCAGAGGGGACAAGGGAACCAAGCCTTGGTATGATCTAGTCATTGACGTTGGGGCGGAAAGTAGAGAAGAGGTTGAGGCATTAGGAATTAAGCCTCTCGACTACGCTGTATTCAAGAAGCACTTTGCTGTCTTAAACGGCAAGTACGTTTCAACTAGATCGCTTGACGATAGATTCGGGGTTGTTGCATTGATAGAGGCAATAAAAGCCCTTGTGGATCATGAATTCGAAAGGAAAGTTATCTTCGCATTTACGGTTCAGGAAGAGATAGGACTTAAGGGGGCAAAGTTCCTAGCGAACACCTACAGCCCTAAGTACGTCTTTGCCATAGATTCCTTCGCCTGCTGTAATGAACTAACGGGTGACGTTGCTCTTGGCAAGGGTGCAGTTATAAGGGCAGTTGATAATTCCGCAATATACTCAAGGAGCCTTACTAGAAATGTGCTTAAGATAGCACAGAATAACAGCATTCCAATACAGATCGGTGTCACAGGGGGAGGGACAGATGCCTCAGCCTTTCAGCATAAGGCAGAAGTCTTAGCTTTAAGCGTTCCAATAAAGTACCTCCACAGCGAAGTTGAAATGCTCCACCTAAAAGACCTTGAAGCACTGATAAAGCTCATAGAGGCAATAACATTCGAGCTCTAGGAGGGCCATCCATGATTGAGTACTTGGGCTACTTTGGAGTTGGAATTCTCGTTGGAACCCTCGCAGCGTTATTTGGCCTCGGTGGGGGTTTCCTCCTAGTTCCAATATTGAACATAGTCGGTGTTGAAATTCATCACGCGATAGGAACTTCAAGCGCAAGCATAGTGTTTACCGCGTTAAGCTCCTCCTACGCCTATCATAAGCAACGAAGGATACACTACAAGGCAGGCTTACTACTTGCAAGCACCGCCATAGTAGGAGCATATATAGGGGCGTGGCTCACCTCATTCATACCGGCAAGACAGCTAAAGGTCATCTTTGGGCTTGCACTTATCCCTGTGGCCTACAGAATTTACAAGAAGAAGCCCGTAGAGCCAACCCAAATTAAACTTGAAGATGTTAGGATAAACGAGAAGGTAATCCCACTAGGAGGCTTCTTTGCCGGAATTCTAAGTGGTCTCCTTGGAGTCGGAGGAGGGATAATAAATGTTCCTTTCTTGACTTGGCTTGGGATGCCGATACACTACGCCGTTGCCACCTCAAGCTTCGCAATAGTTTTCACCTCGACAAGTAGTGCGATAAAGCACTACTTCCTCGGCAACGTTGAAGTCCACTGGTTGCCTCTTCTGGTCCCGGGACTCATAGTTGGAGCACAGCTTGGGGCTAGGATAGCAAAGAGGATTAAGGCCAAAAGCTTGAAGAATGCCTTTGCTGTTGTAATGGTGATCCTAGCCTTGAGAATGATACTGAAGGGGCTCGGATTTGAGGTGCCGTGAGATGTTCAGTAAGGAGGATATCGAAGGGTTAGTCGTTCAAATAAGAAGGGAGCACGGACTGCCGGTTACTCCCTTTGAGATAGATGAGGTAAGGTACGACAAGGAAGAGGATAAGATGTTCATAATAGCCCACGACAGAACGGACAAGAGTGTCATAATCGGGAGTAGCCTAGTTATAGGCAAGCTCAAGGAGATCCTAGGCGTAAAAATGGTCAGCGTTTACACGACCTTGGACTTAACTCTCAAGAAAATGCAACTTGAAGAGAGCTTAAAGTTTGCCGAGGAATACGGCCTCGACTTCCTTGTCCCATTTATAAAGGCCGAATTCAACTTTCCTCCCAGGAAGTGGCCCTCTCGGAAAGAGAGCGTTAAGGGTCTCGTATTTCTGAGTTTTAATGCGAAAGCGTTGCTCGGTTTCGCCGATGCATTTGGAATAGAAAGTCAAGTTTATGGTGTTAGATATTCATTCCCCAAGCTGTCATTTACACCTGTGGACAGACCAGTAAGAGAAATCTTTTTCCCAGATGAGGAGTTTTTGGAAAGTTTGGTAGAGGATGAAGAAATAATATTCTCGGAGTTTACATTTCCAGCAAAGTTTGATAAAGTGGCATTAATAAATCCTATAAGATTTCTGAGAATAGGATACTTCGAGCTTAAGTATCTGTTCGGCGAATCTAGGCCAGCTGTCTTCAACAAGGTCGACTTAGTTGATTATGTCGTTAAGATGGTATCAGAAGGTCTCATGGAGGCAACTGATGGAGCAAGAATAATCAGGTGGGGCTGGAAGAGATGATAGTGGGAATAGCCGGCAAGATAGCTGCAGGTAAAACAACGGTAGCGAAGTTCCTTGAAGAGAAGGGATTCTGCAGAATAAGCTGCAGTGAGCCTCTTATCGATCTGCTAACGGGCAATACTGATAAGTATTCATGGGTTCCCAAAGTAGACTTCAAAGGAGAGCAAACTCGAGAGAATTTAATCAAGCTAGGCAGAATATTGAAGGAAAAATACGGAGAGGACATCCTAATACGGCTTGCAATAGACAAGCTTAGGCACTGTAAGAATATAGCGATAGATGGGGTTAGATCTAGGGGAGAAGCAGAGAAGATTAAAGAAATGGGAGGGATACTTATCTACATTGAGGCAAAACCAGTGATAAGGTTCGAAAGATTGAAGAAAAGAAATGCAGGTAAAGACAGGGAAATAAAAACACTCCATGATCTTCTGAAGTTTGATGAATGGGAGGAGAAGCTATATCAAACATCAAAACTAAAAGAAATCGCAGATTTCGTTATTGTAAACGAGGGATCACTTGAAGATTTAAAGGAGGAAGTTAAGAAGATTCTTCGCGAAGTATCCTTGTGAGGAGAACCCATTGCCTATCATCCCAGACTTCCCTCTCAGTTACCACCACAAGAGTTCCCCTATGAACTATCACCATGTCCCTAAGAGTCGCTAAGAACTTTAGAAGGGCAT encodes the following:
- a CDS encoding MogA/MoaB family molybdenum cofactor biosynthesis protein, which produces MGVEEHKKEAPRTFKFGVITVSDKGARGEREDKAGPLIVEELSKLGENVHYKIVPDDKLEILLALFEAIRKGADVVVTTGGTGITSTDVTIEAVRPLFDRELSFGEIFRLKSYEEIGSAAILTRATAGIIRGRNRVVVVFALPGSVNAVKTGLEIIKAEVFHVLKHARE
- a CDS encoding NAD(P)-dependent oxidoreductase, translating into MRPKVAVLFKMKSKPLEELKRYTDVDVLLYPSEDELAERIKEYDAIIVSPLNRITKRVLERAKKLKVISCHSAGYDNVDVEEATRRGIYVTKVSGVLSEAVAEFAVGLIINLMRKIHYADKFIREGRWESHRVVWSGFKEIETLYGKKVGIVGMGAIGRAIAKRLIPFGVDLYYWSRHRKEDVEREGVKYLPLDDLLDEADIVILALPLTKETYHIINAERIEKLKGKYLVNIGRGALVDEKALVRVLKEGKLKGYATDVFEEEPVKEHELFEYEWETVLTPHYAGLAKEALEDMGFQAVKNLLAILRGEIPKDLVNKDVVKVRPIEEVKMLEG
- a CDS encoding M42 family metallopeptidase; its protein translation is MKMIELLKKLTQTPGISGYEEKIREVIIEELKDFADYKVDTIGNLIVELGEGEEEILFMAHMDEIGLLITGVTQDGKLRFRKIGGIDDRLLYGRHVDVITEDGKVDGVIGAIPPHLNVRGDKGTKPWYDLVIDVGAESREEVEALGIKPLDYAVFKKHFAVLNGKYVSTRSLDDRFGVVALIEAIKALVDHEFERKVIFAFTVQEEIGLKGAKFLANTYSPKYVFAIDSFACCNELTGDVALGKGAVIRAVDNSAIYSRSLTRNVLKIAQNNSIPIQIGVTGGGTDASAFQHKAEVLALSVPIKYLHSEVEMLHLKDLEALIKLIEAITFEL
- a CDS encoding sulfite exporter TauE/SafE family protein; this translates as MIEYLGYFGVGILVGTLAALFGLGGGFLLVPILNIVGVEIHHAIGTSSASIVFTALSSSYAYHKQRRIHYKAGLLLASTAIVGAYIGAWLTSFIPARQLKVIFGLALIPVAYRIYKKKPVEPTQIKLEDVRINEKVIPLGGFFAGILSGLLGVGGGIINVPFLTWLGMPIHYAVATSSFAIVFTSTSSAIKHYFLGNVEVHWLPLLVPGLIVGAQLGARIAKRIKAKSLKNAFAVVMVILALRMILKGLGFEVP
- a CDS encoding AAA family ATPase — protein: MIVGIAGKIAAGKTTVAKFLEEKGFCRISCSEPLIDLLTGNTDKYSWVPKVDFKGEQTRENLIKLGRILKEKYGEDILIRLAIDKLRHCKNIAIDGVRSRGEAEKIKEMGGILIYIEAKPVIRFERLKKRNAGKDREIKTLHDLLKFDEWEEKLYQTSKLKEIADFVIVNEGSLEDLKEEVKKILREVSL